CCTCACCGAGGGAACGTGCCCGGACTGCGGGGGCACGCGGCTCTCGGCTGCGGCGCGCGGTCCCCAGGTCGCGGGCATCAACTTGGCCGAGGCCACGGCGATGACGCTCGACGAGCTTTCGGGCTGGGTCGCGGCCGTGCCCCAGAGCCTGCCGGCCGAGATGCGCCCGATGGCCCAGAGCATCTGCGACTCGTTCGCCCACACGGCGCGGCGCCTGCTCGACCTGGGTCTTGGCTACCTCTCGCTCGACCGTGCGGCGGCGACTCTCTCCACGGGCGAGCGCCAGCGCGTGCAGTTGGCCCGCGCCGTGCGCAACCGTACGACCGGAGTGCTCTACGTGCTCGACGAGCCTTCCATCGGGCTGCACCCCTCCAACGTGGACGGCCTTCTGGGCGTGATGCGCGACCTTCTGGTGGACGGGAACTCCGTGGTGATGGTTGACCACGACGTGCGCATCCTCGCCCAGACGGACCACCTGATTGAGATGGGCCCCGGCGCGGGCGCGGACGGAGGGCGCGTGGTCGCGCAGGGTACGGTGGAGGAGGTCGCAGTCAACCCGGCGTCTCGTATCGGTGGCTTTCTCACGGGACAGAAGAGCACGCGCACACGACCGCGCGCTGCCGCTGACAAGCTCTTTGACCTGGGGTTCATTCATCTGGAGACAGGTGCCCTCCATACGGTGCGGCCCCTCTCGGTCGACGTGCCGCGCGCACGCCTCGTAGTCGTGACCGGCGTCTCGGGCTCGGGCAAGACCACGCTCGTCCTGGAGACCCTGGTGCCGGCCCTTGTGGCGCAGGCTGCGGGTGAGCCCCTACCTGCTCACGTGCGCGCCCTCGACGCCGAGGGGGTGCGGCGCGTGAACCTTATCGACGCGAGCCCGATCGGCATCAACGTGCGCTCGACGGTGGCCACCTACTCCGGCGTTCACGACGAGCTGCGCCGCGCCTACGCCCGTACCGATCAGGCCAAGGTTGCAGGATACAAGGCAGGTGACTTTTCGTACAACACGGGACGACTGCGTTGTTCTACCTGCGACGGAACGGGACAGGTGTCGCTCGACGTGCAGTTCCTGCCCGATGTGGTTATCGACTGTCCCGATTGCGGGGGCACGCGCTATGCACGGGAAGCCTCGTCCGTCCGCCGTCCTCCCGAGGGGGCGCCGGCGGGAACCGGCCTCGCGCTGCCGCAGCTCATGGCGCTCAGTGTCGACGAGGCCCTTGACGCATGCGGTGACCTCAAGCGCGTGGCCTCGCGGTTGCAGACGCTGCACGATCTGGGGCTGGGCTACCTCATGCTCGGTGAGGCCACACCCGCGCTCTCGGGTGGCGAGGCGCAGCGGCTCAAGCTCGCGAGCGAGATGGGCCGCGCCCAGGACGATGCGGTATTTGTCTTTGACGAGCCCACCATTGGGCTGCATCCGCTTGACGTGCGGACGCTGCTCTCGGTGTTCCAAAGGCTTGTCGAGGCGGGCGCGACCG
This is a stretch of genomic DNA from Thermophilibacter immobilis. It encodes these proteins:
- a CDS encoding excinuclease ABC subunit UvrA; the protein is MPSRKSPDSGSARGRIPDHIEVHGARVHNLKNVDVDVPLHELVGIAGVSGSGKSSLALGVLYAEGSRRYLEALSTYTRRRLTQARGAAVDEVRYVPAALALHQRPGVPGVRSTFGTMSELLNGLRLLFSRAGGHVCPSCGAHASPTLAVAAGRPIRCPRCGTEFEGPSAEGLAFNSGGACPTCEGTGVVRTVNEAALVPDESISIDDGAVLPWGTLMWDLMKQVCREMGVRTDVPFSELTVAERDVVFHGPAEKRHILYRPKKGDSLAELDFTYYNAIYTVENALAKVKDEKGLKRVARFLTEGTCPDCGGTRLSAAARGPQVAGINLAEATAMTLDELSGWVAAVPQSLPAEMRPMAQSICDSFAHTARRLLDLGLGYLSLDRAAATLSTGERQRVQLARAVRNRTTGVLYVLDEPSIGLHPSNVDGLLGVMRDLLVDGNSVVMVDHDVRILAQTDHLIEMGPGAGADGGRVVAQGTVEEVAVNPASRIGGFLTGQKSTRTRPRAAADKLFDLGFIHLETGALHTVRPLSVDVPRARLVVVTGVSGSGKTTLVLETLVPALVAQAAGEPLPAHVRALDAEGVRRVNLIDASPIGINVRSTVATYSGVHDELRRAYARTDQAKVAGYKAGDFSYNTGRLRCSTCDGTGQVSLDVQFLPDVVIDCPDCGGTRYAREASSVRRPPEGAPAGTGLALPQLMALSVDEALDACGDLKRVASRLQTLHDLGLGYLMLGEATPALSGGEAQRLKLASEMGRAQDDAVFVFDEPTIGLHPLDVRTLLSVFQRLVEAGATVVVIEHDLDVIASADYVIDLGPGGGAAGGRIVATGTPEEVAANPRSVTGRYL